One part of the Rutidosis leptorrhynchoides isolate AG116_Rl617_1_P2 chromosome 1, CSIRO_AGI_Rlap_v1, whole genome shotgun sequence genome encodes these proteins:
- the LOC139843845 gene encoding uncharacterized protein, with protein sequence MSLLHDVKSIKGGPVSFAGDQGGFITAQRMISNSSVRFDKVSYVKEMSNNLLSISQVCDKRHKVLFNEQQCYIITKDYKVPENMILMTAPRCQDLYILDMSKAYVKATTGHQAFVSKAIEQESMLWHKRMGHLSFSKMNHLVHNCLIEGVNVKGFHVPDGCVPCKKGEQAKKPHKVKKHHSIDTLLELLHMDLFGPINKKSITG encoded by the coding sequence ATGTCTTTGCTTCATGATGTTAAATCAATTAAAGGTGGACCTGTTTCTTTTGCGGGTGATCAAGGAGGATTTATAACTGCTCAAAGGATGATTTCAAATTCCTCGGTCCGTTTTGACAAAGTGAGTTACGTGAAGGAAATGTCAAATAACCTGCTGTCCATCTCTCAAGTGTGTGATAAGAGGCATAAAGTTCTATTTAATGAACAACAGTGTTACATAATTACAAAGGATTATAAAGTTCCAGAAAACATGATTCTTATGACGGCACCAAGATGTCAAGATTTATATATTCTCGATATGTCAAAGGCTTATGTGAAGGCAACTACAGGGCATCAGGCTTTTGTGTCCAAGGCTATTGAACAGGAGTCTATGTTATGGCATAAACGGATGGGTCACTTAAGTTTCAGTAAAATGAACCATTTAGTTCACAATTGCTTGATTGAAGGCGTTAATGTAAAAGGGTTTCATGTTCCTGATGGGTGTGTGCCATGTAAGAAAGGGGAGCAAGCTAAGAAACCACACAAAGTTAAGAAACATCATTCCATTGATACTCTTCTTgagttacttcatatggatcttttcggtccaattaaCAAGAAGAGTATCACTGGATAA
- the LOC139880311 gene encoding uncharacterized protein, with protein MSGESSSSSSNLNIIVHKNPSESHLSELGIKSWPKWGCSPGKYQLKFDAQETCYLLRGKVKVYRKNSSEMISEFGAGDLVILPEGLSCTWDVSVAVDKHYKFESSSSSSS; from the exons ATGTCTGGAgagtcttcttcttcatcatcaaattTAAACATAATTGTTCACAAAAACCCTTCTGAATCTCATCTTTCTGAACTCGGCATCAAATCTTGGCCCAA GTGGGGATGTTCACCTGGAAAGTACCAGCTGAAATTTGATGCACAAGAGACATGTTATTTACTAAGGGGGAAAGTGAAAGTCTACCGGAAAAACTCGTCGGAAATGATATCGGAGTTTGGTGCCGGCGACTTGGTTATATTACCGGAAGGATTGAGTTGCACTTGGGATGTTTCGGTTGCCGTTGATAAACACTACAAGTTTgagtcatcatcttcttcttcttcttga